The following proteins are co-located in the Delphinus delphis chromosome 5, mDelDel1.2, whole genome shotgun sequence genome:
- the SOWAHB gene encoding ankyrin repeat domain-containing protein SOWAHB, producing MARELSQEALLDFLCQAGGRVTNAALLSHFKSFLRDPDTPPSQHQRRRELFKGFVNSVAAVRQDPDGTKYVVLKRRYRDLLGEEGLQRPRDPPAAAAPAGGAAPSFPLLARRGEPPPPPLPPPQQPRRRRRREKELEEEQAGAAGPAAEAGCNGLPASGAREAARRGGRRRGSSGHRAPVPAAAQDGARCVAAETQGRRCWECLQNGLGGLPGEPLLRSLPDAPTGTASAWEKPAPAPPAQDDSGAPRPQREGAPAEPPPVCAAPRSPPTTVEAAGSGASPPALLSCPTPPGEPPELVIPGSLHYSTLQKQQQRTREWVARHPQIPEARNQGPIRAWSMLPDNFPQLPSEPGFWVPVSKPAPPDLPPPPHSLFPAVSESWLGESPLAVFRSIRCQLSLQDLEDFVDQESHGSEESSSGPKESPGGSEEGLHLAPGASDGRRLRNPAGAPSPKEGCPSGSLQGLRNIEDGHPSQPVPIGAGGLAGHPQPLPWPVPKLRRSLRRSSRAERAKLSSSDEECLEEDLLKRSRHPPRSRKPSKVGAMSSPRVDAALTPKPADIKATVVECGHPHSSWAPGGERPAALIPLRSSEHKSSLVPLDAREHEWIVKLASGSWIQVLTLFWEDPQLALHKDFLTGYTALHWIAKHGDLRVLQDLVSGAQKAGIALDVNVKSSCGYTPLHLAAIHGHQGIIKLLVQRLASRVNVRDSSGKKPWQYLTSNTSGEIWQLLEAPRGKPIFSTYPLVRSSSPTRKAKSREISRNVTRKTSFAALLKSQHSKWKSANQYEKFPSLREREEYSD from the coding sequence ATGGCCCGAGAGTTGAGCCAGGAGGCACTACTGGACTTTCTGTGCCAGGCCGGGGGCCGAGTGACCAACGCCGCCTTGCTGAGCCACTTCAAGAGCTTCCTCCGAGACCCCGATACGCCCCCCAGCCAGCACCAGCGCCGCCGCGAGCTTTTCAAGGGCTTCGTCAACTCGGTGGCCGCAGTGCGCCAGGACCCCGACGGCACCAAGTACGTGGTGCTCAAGAGGAGGTACAGGGAccttttgggggaggaggggctgcagcGACCCAGAGACCCGCCCGCGGCCGCCGCCCCTGCAGGGGGAGCTGCGCCCAGCTTCCCGCTCCTCGCGCGCAGGggggagccgccgccgccgccgctgccgccgccgcagcaaccccggcggcggcggcggcgcgagAAGGAGCTAGAGGAGGAGCAAGCAGGTGCCGCAGGCCCGGCCGCCGAGGCAGGCTGCAATGGACTCCCGGCCAGCGGGGCCCGGGAGGCGGCCCGGAGAGGCGGCCGGCGGAGGGGCAGCTCCGGCCACAGGGCGCCGGTGCCCGCAGCCGCCCAGGACGGAGCGAGGTGCGTGGCGGCCGAGACGCAGGGCCGCCGCTGCTGGGAATGCCTCCAGAACGGCCTGGGGGGACTCCCGGGCGAGCCGCTGCTCCGCTCACTCCCCGACGCCCCCACCGGCACCGCCAGCGCCTGGGAGAAGCCTGCGCCGGCCCCGCCTGCCCAGGACGACAGCGGGGCTCCCAGGCCGCAGCGGGAAGGTGCGCCCGCGGAGCCCCCGCCGGTGTGCGCCGCACCCCGCTCTCCTCCCACAACCGTCGAGGCTGCTGGGAGCGGGGCTTCCCCACCTgctctcctgtcctgccccactcCCCCCGGAGAGCCGCCCGAGCTGGTGATCCCGGGCTCTCTGCATTATTCGACcctgcagaagcagcagcagcgcACTCGAGAGTGGGTGGCCAGACACCCCCAGATACCCGAGGCCCGAAACCAGGGTCCCATCCGAGCCTGGTCGATGCTGCCAGACAACTTCCCCCAGCTGCCCTCGGAGCCGGGCTTCTGGGTCCCGGTATCTAAGCCAGCACCACCcgacctccctcctccccctcattCTCTCTTTCCCGCTGTTTCGGAATCCTGGCTCGGGGAGTCTCCATTGGCAGTCTTTCGTAGCATTCGTTGTCAGCTGTCCCTACAAGATCTGGAGGACTTTGTGGACCAGGAGAGCCACGGCAGCGAGGAGAGCAGCAGTGGACCCAAAGAGTCCCCTGGGGGTTCTGAAGAAGGGCTGCACCTTGCCCCGGGAGCCTCAGATGGGAGAAGGCTCAGGAATCCAGCTGGGGCCCCTTCTCCAAAGGAGGGCTGCCCCAGCGGGAGCCTTCAGGGCCTCAGGAACATAGAGGATGGTCACCCTTCTCAGCCCGTCCCAATAGGAGCTGGTGGCCTTGCAGGCCACCCTCAGCCTTTGCCCTGGCCTGTCCCCAAATTAAGGAGATCCCTAAGGAGGAGCTCTAGGGCAGAGAGAGCCAAATTGTCCTCCTCGGATGAGGAGTGCCTTGAGGAGGATTTGCTGAAAAGGAGCCGGCACCCTCCCCGGTCCAGGAAACCCTCGAAGGTGGGAGCAATGTCCAGCCCAAGGGTGGATGCCGCTTTGACACCAAAACCTGCAGACATTAAGGCTACTGTTGTTGAGTGtggtcatccacacagctcatgGGCCCCTGGAGGGGAGAGGCCTGCAGCCTTGATCCCCCTCAGATCTTCCGAGCACAAGTCATCCCTGGTCCCCCTTGATGCCAGGGAGCATGAATGGATTGTGAAGCTTGCCAGTGGCTCTTGGATTCAGGTGTTGACTTTGTTCTGGGAGGACCCCCAGCTGGCTTTGCACAAAGACTTTTTGACCGGGTACACTGCCTTGCACTGGATAGCCAAACACGGTGACCTCAGGGTCCTTCAGGACTTGGTCTCAGGCGCACAGAAAGCAGGGATTGCTCTTGATGTAAATGTGAAGTCCAGTTGTGGGTATACCCCGCTGCACCTTGCAGCCATTCATGGCCACCAGGGGATCATCAAATTGCTGGTGCAAAGGTTGGCGTCTCGTGTGAACGTCCGGGACAGCAGTGGGAAGAAGCCTTGGCAGTATCTGACCAGTAATACCTCTGGGGAAATATGGCAGCTACTGGAAGCCCCACGGGGCAAGCCCATTTTTTCCACCTATCCCTTGGTTCGAAGCTCTTCCCCCACCAGGAAGGCCAAGAGCCGGGAAATATCTAGAAATGTCACTCGAAAGACTTCCTTTGCTGCACTGCTCAAAAGTCAGCACAGCAAATGGAAGTCAGCCAACCAGTATGAGAAATTCCCCAGTctaagggaaagagaagagtatAGTGACTGA